CGGCGCGGCTTCGCGATCGGGCCGATCTCCTTGGCGACGTGCGCGCGCAGCACCTCGGAGATCTCCGCGGCGCCCTCGGGCGTCTCGGCCTTCGCGGCGTGCTCGCCGCGCAGGATGACGAACGCGACGACGGCCTGGCCGGTCGTCTCGTCCGCCGCGCCCACGACCGCTGCCTCCGCGACGACCTCGTGCGACACGAGCGCCGACTCGATCTCCGTGGTGGACAGGCGGTGGCCGGACACGTTCATGACGTCGTCGACGCGGCCCAGCAGCCAGATGTCGCCGTCCTCGTCCTTCTTCGCGCCGTCGCCCGCGAAGTAGATGCCGGGGAACCGCGACCAGTAGGTGTCCTTGAACCGCTGCAGGTCGCCCCAGATGCCGCGCAGCATCGACGGCCACGGCTCGGACAGCACGAGGTAGCCGCCACCGCCGTCGGGCACGGGGTGCGCCTCGTCGTCGACGACGTCCGCGGCGATGCCGGGCAGCGCCACCTGCGCGGAGCCGGGCTTGGTCGCGGTGACGCCCGGCAGGGGGCTGATCATCATCGCGCCGGTCTCGGTCTGCCACCAGGTGTCGACGATGGGGGCCTTGTCGCCGCCGATGACGCGGCGGTACCACATCCAGGCCTCGGGGTTGATGGGCTCGCCCACGGACCCGAGGACGCGCAGCGACGACAGGTCGTAGCCGGCGGGGATGTCCTCGCCCCACTTCATGCAGGTACGGATCGCGGTGGGGGCCGTGTACAGGATGGACACCTTGTACTTCTCGACGATCTCCCACCAGCGGCCGCGGTGCGGGCTGTCGGGGGTGCCCTCGTAGATCACCTGGGTGGCGCCGTTGACGAGCGGGCCGTACACGACGTACGAGTGACCGGTGATCCAGCCGATGTCGGCGGTGCACCAGTAGACGTCGGTCTCGGGCTTGAGGTCGAACACGCTCCGGTGCGTGAACGACGCCTGCGTGAGGTAGCCGCCGGTGGTGTGCAGGATGCCCTTCGGCTTCCCGGTGGTGCCCGACGTGTAGAGGATGAACAGGGGGTGCTCGGCGTCGACCCACTCCGGCTCGTGGACGGGGTCGGCGGCGGCGACGACCTCGTGCCACCAGACGTCGCGACCCTCGGTCCAGTCGACGTCCTGCCCGGTGCGACGCACCACGAGGACGTGCCCGACGGAGTCGGTGCCCTCCCCCTTCAGGGCCTCGTCGACGGCGGGCTTGAGGGCGCTGGCGGCGCCGCGGCGGAACCCGCCGTCGGCCGTGATGACGAGGGAGGCCTCGGCGTCGGCGATGCGGCTGCGCAGCGCGTCGGCGGAGAACCCGCCGAAGACGACGGAGTGCGGGGCGCCCAGGCGGGCGCAGGCGAGCATCGCGACGACGGACTCGACGAGCATCGGCAGGTAGATGACGACCCGGTCGCCCTTGCCGACGCCGAGCGCGGCTATGGCGTTCGCGGCGCGCGACACCTCGGCCTGCAGCTCGGCGTAGGTGACGGTGCGGGTGTCGCCGCCCTCGCCCTCGAAGTGGAGGGCGACGCGGTCGCCGAGACCGTTCTCGACGTGCCGGTCGACGGCGTTGTGCGCGGCGTTGAGGGTGCCGTCGGCGAACCAGCGGGCCACGGGCGCGCCGGACCAGTCGAGGGTCTCGGTGAAGGGCGTCCGCCACGTCAGGAGGTCGCGTGCCTGCGAGGCCCAGAACTCGACCCGGTCGGCGGCGGCCGTCTCGTACAGGGAGGCCTGGGCGTTGGCCTGGGCGGCGAACTCGGGGCTCGGGGGGAACGCTCGCGTCTCGTGGAGGAGGTTCTCCAGGCCGGCCTGGACGGTGGTGGACTCGTTCTCGGGCACGCTGACCTCCGGGTGCGCATCGACTCTGGTGCACGCCCCCGTCACGACGTCGACGCGGGCGTCCGGGCACCCGCGCCGTGGCGGGTCCCGACCACCGGAGTCTAGACCCGACCTCGTGAGGCCGGTCACATCGTCCGGCATTCGGCCGGACTGCTCGCAAACTCGTGGTGGGAACCGGCCGCAGCGCGCCCCTGCGCAGCACGCCGGGGCGCCAGCACCGCGGCGGCTACCAGGCGTCTCGTCCAAGCCGCTGCGACGGGAGCAGGTCCGTCGTGGACCACGTCCCGGTCAGCGGATCCTCTACGGGGGACCTCGATGACGTGGGTACCGCCGCGGCGCTGTTGCTCCTCCATGACAGCCCGGCCCGGGTGCCGTCGCAACCGCGGGGAGCGCCGCCCGGCGACCTTGCACAACGTGTTCTAGCGGTGTTCGAAGCCGTCTCGGACGTCGGCGGACAGCCCGGTCATTCCCGACGCCGACGCGCCCCGCGCCACACCAGCCACCCCACCACCGCGGCGACGACCAGCGTGGCGACGGCCGCCGTCGGCCCGGGCCGCAGCCGCGGCCGCAGCGCCACGGGCCGGCTGAAGGACAGCGTCCCCCAGCCGTTCTCCACCGCCATCCGGCGCAGCGCCCGGTCCGGGTTGACGGCGAACCCGTGCCCGACGGCGGCGAGCATCGGCGCGTCCGTCATCGAGTCCGAGTACGCGTAGCAGCGCTGCAGGTCGTAGCCGCGCGCGGCCGCGATCTCCCGCATCGCCGCCGCCTTGTTCTCCCCGTAGGCGTAGAAGTCGATCCGTCCGGTGAAGCGGCCGTCGACGATCTCCATGCGGGTCGCGACCACGTGGTCCGCACCGAGCATCGCCGCGATGGGCTCGACCAGCTCGGTGCTCGACGCGGACACGACGACGACGTCGTGCCCCTGCTCGTGGTGCTGCGCGATGAGGTCGACGGCCTCGGCGTACACCACGGGGTCGATGTGCTCGTGGAGGGTCTCGGTGACGATCCGGCGCACCTTCGCGGCGTCCCACCCCGTCGAGAGCTCGGACAGGTGCTGTCGCATCCGCTCGGTCTGCACGGCGTCCGCCGACCCGACGTGGAACAGGAAGTACGCGTACGCGCTGCGCAGGACGTCGCCGCGCGTGAGGAGACCGCCCGAGAGGAACGGCTTGGAGAACGCCGCCGACGAGCTCGTCGCGATGATGGTCTTGTCCAGGTCGAAGAACGCCGCCACCCGCCGTCCGGCGCGGCTCGGGGTGGTACCCGGCTGCGGCGACGGGTCCTGGGGCGAGACGCTCACAGGGGGAGCCTAACGGGCGCCGGCCGTTCGACCAGCACGTCCGTCGGCCGTCCCCAGGGAGCCGTCGTCCACAACCGGCGCCGACGGCGGCTCGGCGGACCGGCCGGGTCGTCCACGGTGTCGCCATGACCGCACCGCCCGACCTCCCGTCCGCCGCCCCCGACGGCCCGCCCCGCCCCGCCCGGCTCGTGGCGGTCGTGGGAGCCTGCGGCGGTGCGGGCGCCAGCGTGCTCGCCGCCGCGCTCGCCCGCGCCTGGCGGCGTCACGGACCCGGCACCACCCTCGTCGACCTCGACGTGCCCGGCGCCGGCGTCGAGGTCCTCCTGGGCACGGAGGACGAGCGCGGCTCCCGCTGGACCGACCTCGACGGCGCGCGCGGCACCGTCGACGGCGCCGCTCTGCTCGCCACCCTGCCCCGCTGGGGAGCGGTCCCCGTGCTGTCCGCCAGCCGCCACGACCCGCGGCCGCCCGCCGACGACGTCGTCCTCGACACCACGACGGCGCTGCTCCGCGCCGGCCAGCGCCTCGTCCTCGACGTGCCCCGCCCGCCCGCCTGGACGCCCGCGACCCGCTCGCTGCTCGCCGCCGCCGACGACGTCGTCCTCGTCGTGCCGCTCACCGTGCCCGGCGCCGCCGGGGCCGCCGCCGTGACGACGCTCCTCGCCGCGGCCGGGGCGCGCAGCCCGCTGGTCGTCGCCCGTGGACCGGCCCCCGGCCGCGTCGACCCCGGCGCGCTGGGGCAGGTGCTCGGCCGGCCGGTCGACGTCGTCGTGCGCTGGGACGCCGGGGTCGCGACGGCCGTCGAGCACGGCGCCGGCCCGGTGCCCGCCCGCCGGGGACGGCTGCACCGTGCCGTGACGACCCTCGCGGGCCTCGTCGACCGCACCGTCGTCCCGGTCGTGCCCGCCGAACGGGCCGCGGGCGTGCGCCCGGCCGGACGGATCGGCCGCGCCGGGCGGGCCGGCGGTCCCGGGCATGCCGCCGACGCCTGGCCGGCCGCGGGAGGCGTCGCATGAACGGCCTCGACCCCGGCCTGCTCGACGGCGTCCGCTCCCGGCTCTCCGCCGCCGGCGGCCTGCCCGACGACCGGGCGCTCGCCACGGCGCTGCGCGCCAGCGGGCGCGTGCTCGGCACCGAGGCGATCGCCGACCTCACCCGCGCGGCGCGCGCGGAGCTGACCGGCGCCGGACCGCTCCAGGCGCTGCTCGAGGTCCCGGGCGTCACGGACGTGCTCGTCAACGGACCCGGCGAGGTCTGGGTGGACCAGGGCGCCGGCCTGCGCCGGGTCGACGTCGACCTCGGCGGCCCGGGCGAGCTCCGGGCCCTCGCCGCCCGCATGGCCGCCCTGGCCGGCCAGCGTCTCGACGACGCCAGCCCCGTCGTGGACGCCCGCCTCCCCGACGGGACGCGCCTGCACGCCGCGGTCGAGCCCGTCGCGCCCGCCGGGGCGGTCATCGCGCTGCGCGTCCTGCGTCAGGCGGTGCTCGACCTGCCCGCCCTGGTCGCGGGCGGTGGCGTGCCCACGCCCTGGCTCCCGCTGCTCACGGGTCTCGTGCACCGGCGGGCCAACGTGCTCGTCACGGGCGGCACCGGCACCGGCAAGACCACCCTGCTCGCGGCCCTCGTCGGGCTCGTACCCACCGACGAACGCGTCCTCACGGTGGAGGAGGCGCGCGAGCTCGCCCCCGTGCACCCGCACGTCGTGCCGCTCACCGCGCGGCGCCCCAACGTCGAGGGCGTCGGCGAGGTCACCCTGAGCGACCTCGTCCGGGGCGCGCTGCGGATGCGTCCCGACCGGATCGTCGTCGGGGAGTGCCGCGGCGCGGAGGTGCGCGAGCTCCTGCTCGCCCTCAACACCGGGCACGACGGCGGCATGGCGACCCTGCACGCCAACGCCGCCGAGCACGTCCCCGCGCGGCTGGAGGCCCTCGGCGCGCTCGCCGGCATGCCCCGCGAGGCCGTCGCCGCCCAGGCCGCCGCGGCGCTCGACGTGGTGCTGCACCTGCGCCGGCACCGCGGGCGCCGGTTCGTCGCCCAGGTCGCC
This Isoptericola jiangsuensis DNA region includes the following protein-coding sequences:
- a CDS encoding pilus assembly protein FlpE, translating into MTAPPDLPSAAPDGPPRPARLVAVVGACGGAGASVLAAALARAWRRHGPGTTLVDLDVPGAGVEVLLGTEDERGSRWTDLDGARGTVDGAALLATLPRWGAVPVLSASRHDPRPPADDVVLDTTTALLRAGQRLVLDVPRPPAWTPATRSLLAAADDVVLVVPLTVPGAAGAAAVTTLLAAAGARSPLVVARGPAPGRVDPGALGQVLGRPVDVVVRWDAGVATAVEHGAGPVPARRGRLHRAVTTLAGLVDRTVVPVVPAERAAGVRPAGRIGRAGRAGGPGHAADAWPAAGGVA
- a CDS encoding TadA family conjugal transfer-associated ATPase produces the protein MNGLDPGLLDGVRSRLSAAGGLPDDRALATALRASGRVLGTEAIADLTRAARAELTGAGPLQALLEVPGVTDVLVNGPGEVWVDQGAGLRRVDVDLGGPGELRALAARMAALAGQRLDDASPVVDARLPDGTRLHAAVEPVAPAGAVIALRVLRQAVLDLPALVAGGGVPTPWLPLLTGLVHRRANVLVTGGTGTGKTTLLAALVGLVPTDERVLTVEEARELAPVHPHVVPLTARRPNVEGVGEVTLSDLVRGALRMRPDRIVVGECRGAEVRELLLALNTGHDGGMATLHANAAEHVPARLEALGALAGMPREAVAAQAAAALDVVLHLRRHRGRRFVAQVATVGAASATGLTVEVAADWDGTPGAEPRTAPGWDRLQDRWAR
- the acs gene encoding acetate--CoA ligase; translated protein: MPENESTTVQAGLENLLHETRAFPPSPEFAAQANAQASLYETAAADRVEFWASQARDLLTWRTPFTETLDWSGAPVARWFADGTLNAAHNAVDRHVENGLGDRVALHFEGEGGDTRTVTYAELQAEVSRAANAIAALGVGKGDRVVIYLPMLVESVVAMLACARLGAPHSVVFGGFSADALRSRIADAEASLVITADGGFRRGAASALKPAVDEALKGEGTDSVGHVLVVRRTGQDVDWTEGRDVWWHEVVAAADPVHEPEWVDAEHPLFILYTSGTTGKPKGILHTTGGYLTQASFTHRSVFDLKPETDVYWCTADIGWITGHSYVVYGPLVNGATQVIYEGTPDSPHRGRWWEIVEKYKVSILYTAPTAIRTCMKWGEDIPAGYDLSSLRVLGSVGEPINPEAWMWYRRVIGGDKAPIVDTWWQTETGAMMISPLPGVTATKPGSAQVALPGIAADVVDDEAHPVPDGGGGYLVLSEPWPSMLRGIWGDLQRFKDTYWSRFPGIYFAGDGAKKDEDGDIWLLGRVDDVMNVSGHRLSTTEIESALVSHEVVAEAAVVGAADETTGQAVVAFVILRGEHAAKAETPEGAAEISEVLRAHVAKEIGPIAKPRRVLVVPELPKTRSGKIMRRLLRDVAENRTVGDATTLADSSVMDLISAGLSSGTKSED
- a CDS encoding HAD family hydrolase; protein product: MSVSPQDPSPQPGTTPSRAGRRVAAFFDLDKTIIATSSSAAFSKPFLSGGLLTRGDVLRSAYAYFLFHVGSADAVQTERMRQHLSELSTGWDAAKVRRIVTETLHEHIDPVVYAEAVDLIAQHHEQGHDVVVVSASSTELVEPIAAMLGADHVVATRMEIVDGRFTGRIDFYAYGENKAAAMREIAAARGYDLQRCYAYSDSMTDAPMLAAVGHGFAVNPDRALRRMAVENGWGTLSFSRPVALRPRLRPGPTAAVATLVVAAVVGWLVWRGARRRRE